In the bacterium genome, one interval contains:
- the uvrA gene encoding excinuclease ABC subunit UvrA → MTDSKVRATNAERQTTEAESHHDVISIRGAREHNLKNISLDIPRNKLVVITGLSGSGKSSLAFDTIYAEGQRRYIESLSAYARQFLGMLEKPDCDQITGLSPAIAIEQRTSARNPRSTVGTVTEIYDYLRLLFARIGKPYCPKCGKPISSQTTDQIVDVLLDLPEGTNLIILAPLIRARKGEYKELLVKAKRRGYIRVRVDGKLYEIDEVPDLERYKKHDIEVVVDRLSVKPDVRKRLADSVELALKEGNGLCIVATDRAKSEARSQKLEARGSGHSSPHPSPPRGEGERSEGSDTRPLDHSTSGPLSSDLVFSAALACPECGFSFGEISPRLFSFNAPQGACPTCHGLGTKMEIDPDRVIANPDLSVLDGALAPWGEARVRSQWFTAPLRTLARRHEFKLDVPWRKLPAFAKRLILYGSDEEMKVKYTRWDDSEFYWQHKFEGLMPNLLRLYHETESESRREWIEGFMTLLPCPDCQGRRLKPEALAVRIGDLNIADLSAFSIRRCHDYFARELKLSGRDEEVSREVVKELRKRLSFLTAVGIDYLTLDRTAETLGGGEAQRVRLATQIGSGLVGVVYILDEPSIGLHQRDNRKLLETLTRLRDLGNTVIVVEHDEETILEADHVVDLGPGAGASGGRVIAQGTPEEIKRNPDSLTGAYLSGLRRIETPAARREPRLGWLTVHGCKENNLKNTDITVPLGLFVNVTGVSGSGKSTFVSDILYRALARHFYDSREKPGAHDRISGIEKIDKVINIDQSPIGRTPRSNAATYTGAFGPIRDLFARTKDARMRGYKPGRFSFNVKGGRCEACAGDGIIKVEMHFLPDVYVTCDVCKGKRYNRETLEVKYKLKSISDVLEMSVDEGTEFFANVPAIGRKLKLLKDVGLGYVKLGQPAPTLSGGEAQRIKLARELSKIATGRTLYLLDEPTTGLHFEDVRLLLGVLDRLVERGNTVLVIEHNLEVIKCADWVIDLGPEGGDEGGTVVVAGTPEQVAACASSHTGRYLKPLLRQT, encoded by the coding sequence ATGACAGACAGCAAAGTGCGAGCGACGAATGCCGAACGCCAAACGACGGAGGCGGAATCCCATCACGACGTGATAAGTATCCGCGGAGCGCGGGAGCACAATCTCAAGAACATCAGTCTCGACATCCCGCGCAACAAGCTGGTGGTCATCACCGGCCTTTCCGGCTCGGGCAAGTCGTCGCTCGCGTTCGACACCATCTACGCCGAAGGCCAGCGTCGCTACATCGAATCGCTCTCCGCCTACGCCCGGCAGTTCCTCGGCATGTTGGAGAAGCCGGACTGCGACCAGATTACCGGCCTCTCCCCTGCCATCGCTATTGAGCAGCGGACATCAGCCCGCAACCCGCGCTCCACGGTCGGCACGGTCACTGAGATATACGACTACCTGCGTTTGCTCTTCGCCCGCATCGGTAAACCCTACTGCCCGAAGTGCGGCAAGCCGATCTCCTCCCAGACCACTGACCAGATTGTCGATGTCCTTCTCGACTTGCCCGAAGGCACCAACCTCATCATCCTTGCCCCGCTGATACGCGCTCGCAAGGGTGAGTACAAGGAGCTGCTGGTCAAAGCCAAGCGCCGGGGCTACATCCGCGTGCGGGTGGATGGAAAGCTCTACGAGATTGATGAAGTACCGGACCTCGAGCGCTACAAGAAGCACGACATTGAAGTCGTAGTCGACCGACTTTCGGTCAAGCCGGACGTTCGGAAACGGCTGGCAGACTCCGTGGAGCTAGCACTCAAAGAGGGAAACGGACTGTGCATCGTAGCCACGGATCGGGCGAAGTCAGAAGCTAGAAGCCAGAAGCTAGAAGCTAGAGGTTCCGGTCACTCCTCACCCCATCCCTCTCCTCCCAGAGGAGAGGGAGAGCGAAGCGAAGGCTCGGACACTAGACCACTGGACCACTCGACCTCTGGACCACTTTCATCCGACTTGGTCTTCTCCGCCGCCCTTGCCTGCCCGGAGTGCGGGTTCAGCTTCGGCGAGATTTCGCCGCGCCTGTTCTCGTTCAACGCGCCCCAGGGCGCTTGCCCGACCTGCCACGGGCTCGGCACGAAGATGGAAATCGACCCGGACCGCGTCATCGCCAATCCTGATCTGTCGGTGTTGGACGGCGCACTGGCGCCTTGGGGCGAGGCGCGCGTCCGGAGCCAGTGGTTCACCGCCCCGCTCCGCACGCTGGCGCGGCGGCACGAGTTCAAGCTGGATGTGCCGTGGCGCAAACTCCCCGCGTTTGCCAAGCGCCTGATTCTCTACGGCTCCGACGAAGAGATGAAGGTCAAGTACACGCGGTGGGACGACAGCGAGTTCTACTGGCAGCACAAGTTCGAAGGCCTGATGCCGAACCTGCTCCGCCTGTACCACGAGACCGAATCCGAGTCGCGGCGCGAGTGGATTGAGGGGTTCATGACCCTGCTTCCCTGCCCGGACTGCCAGGGCCGGCGGCTGAAGCCCGAGGCGCTCGCGGTACGCATCGGCGACCTGAACATCGCCGACCTGAGCGCATTCTCCATCCGCCGCTGTCACGACTACTTTGCCCGCGAGCTGAAGCTCTCCGGTCGCGACGAAGAGGTCTCGCGCGAGGTCGTGAAGGAACTGCGGAAGCGGCTCAGCTTCCTGACCGCGGTCGGCATCGACTACCTGACGCTCGACCGCACCGCCGAGACCCTCGGCGGCGGCGAGGCCCAGCGCGTCCGCCTCGCCACGCAGATCGGCTCCGGCCTGGTCGGTGTGGTCTACATTCTCGACGAGCCTTCCATCGGCCTGCACCAGCGCGACAACCGGAAGCTGCTGGAAACTCTCACCCGGCTGCGCGACCTCGGCAACACGGTCATCGTGGTTGAACACGACGAAGAGACAATCCTCGAGGCCGACCACGTCGTCGACCTCGGCCCCGGCGCGGGCGCTTCCGGCGGCAGGGTCATTGCCCAAGGCACACCCGAGGAGATCAAGCGCAACCCGGATTCGCTCACCGGCGCGTACCTGTCAGGCCTCCGGCGCATCGAGACGCCCGCAGCCAGACGCGAGCCCCGGCTCGGCTGGCTCACGGTCCACGGCTGTAAAGAGAACAACCTGAAGAACACCGACATCACAGTGCCGCTCGGCCTGTTCGTGAACGTGACCGGTGTCTCCGGCTCGGGCAAGAGCACGTTCGTCTCCGACATCCTCTACCGGGCGCTTGCCCGCCACTTCTACGATTCCAGAGAGAAACCGGGCGCGCATGACCGCATCTCCGGCATCGAGAAGATCGACAAGGTGATAAACATCGACCAGTCCCCAATCGGCCGGACGCCGCGCTCGAACGCCGCGACCTATACCGGTGCGTTCGGGCCGATTCGCGACCTGTTTGCCCGCACCAAGGATGCCCGCATGCGCGGGTACAAGCCGGGCCGGTTCTCGTTCAACGTCAAGGGCGGCCGGTGCGAAGCCTGCGCCGGGGACGGAATCATCAAGGTCGAGATGCACTTCCTGCCCGACGTCTACGTAACCTGCGACGTCTGCAAGGGCAAACGGTACAACCGCGAGACCCTTGAGGTAAAGTACAAGCTAAAGAGCATCAGCGACGTGCTCGAAATGTCAGTAGATGAGGGGACCGAGTTCTTCGCCAACGTGCCGGCAATCGGCCGCAAGCTGAAGCTCTTGAAGGATGTCGGTTTGGGTTACGTCAAGCTGGGGCAACCCGCCCCGACTCTGTCCGGCGGCGAGGCCCAGCGTATCAAGCTGGCGCGGGAGTTGTCGAAGATTGCCACGGGCCGAACGCTCTACCTGCTGGACGAGCCGACCACCGGACTCCACTTCGAGGACGTCCGGTTGCTGCTCGGCGTTCTGGACCGCCTGGTCGAACGCGGCAACACCGTGCTCGTCATCGAGCATAACCTCGAAGTCATCAAGTGTGCGGACTGGGTGATTGACCTCGGACCTGAGGGCGGTGACGAGGGCGGCACGGTTGTCGTCGCCGGAACGCCGGAGCAGGTCGCCGCGTGCGCATCTTCGCACACCGGCAGGTACCTGAAACCGCTACTCAGACAGACATAG